In Phragmites australis chromosome 17, lpPhrAust1.1, whole genome shotgun sequence, the following are encoded in one genomic region:
- the LOC133897528 gene encoding probable cinnamyl alcohol dehydrogenase 8D, whose amino-acid sequence MVQYGLNAPGKHLGVVGLGGLGHMAVKFGKAFGMTVTVISSSPGKREEALDRLGANAFVVSHDPEQMKAAAGTMDGIIDTVSAGHPIVPLLGLLKPMGQMVIVGAPSKPLELPAYTIITGGKRVAGNGVGSIANCQAMLDFAGEHGITADVEVVGMEYVNTAIERLERNDVRYRFVVDVTGSLGTAAY is encoded by the exons ATGGTGCAGTACGGCCTCAACGCGCCGGGCAAGCACCTGGGTGTCGTCGGCCTTGGTGGCCTCGGCCACATGGCTGTCAAGTTCGGCAAGGCGTTCGGGATGACGGTCACTGTGATCAGCTCGTCGCCGGGCAAGCGTGAGGAGGCGCTCGACCGCCTCGGTGCCAACGCGTTCGTGGTCAGCCACGACCCTGAGCAGATGAAG GCCGCGGCAGGCACCATGGACGGCATCATCGACACGGTGTCGGCGGGGCACCCGATCGTCCCGCTGCTGGGGCTGCTGAAGCCAATGGGACAGATGGTGATCGTCGGCGCGCCAAGCAAGCCGCTGGAGCTGCCGGCCTACACCATCATCACGGGTGGGAAGCGCGTGGCCGGGAACGGCGTGGGCAGCATCGCGAACTGCCAGGCAATGCTGGACTTCGCTGGGGAACACGGCATCACCGCTGACGTAGAGGTCGTCGGTATGGAGTACGTCAACACGGCGATCGAGCGGCTCGAGAGGAACGACGTGAGGTACCGCTTCGTCGTCGATGTCACCGGCAGCCTGGGGACCGCTGCTTATTAG
- the LOC133896951 gene encoding uncharacterized protein LOC133896951 has translation MPLGQIELPITFGKPDNFCIEKLTFDDADFDIVYNVILGRSILDRFMVIVQYAYQAFKIPGPKERRGVQASEASSRHAKVKDSKLVRLMDASKSDDTAKGDTNDGAKDKKVGSGIKAVPLDHMN, from the exons ATGCCCCTTGGCCAAATAGAGTTGCCGATCACGTTCGGCAAGCCAGATAATTTCTGCATAGAGAAGCTAACCTTTGATGATGCGGACTTCGACATAGTGtataatgtgatcctaggccgctCAATTCTAGACAGGTTCATGGTCATAGTGCAATATGCATACCAGGCGTTCAAGATCCCAGGCCCTAAAGAG AGGCGTGGAGTCCAAGCTTCAGAAGCATCAAGTCGCCACGCCAAggtcaaggactccaagctcgtGAGACTCATGGATGCCTCCAAGTCTGACGACACCGCCAAGGGTGATACCAACGATGGTGCCAAGGACAAAAAGGTTGGTAGTGgcatcaaggcagtgcccctcgaccaTATGAACTAG
- the LOC133896950 gene encoding uncharacterized protein LOC133896950: MRAARRHRWSVKRDVEVARKEVAAGRRECARDHLDRAVAAGILRSAPSAVVGQGDEVPVPPDPKVGEASGLGSVVPRISSRTKPNPWIGPLPRPRISPRRTLGDVFPAVLWAPDENSVSISGGRKISADRMVQISNVDAEFGLAGGSAGRDGCLSDWAIRFPGLSSLRSRIWRRPNPAWSGFVSGDRRAFVRDLRVCAMTGGGQSAGGGGGSKSRYGNGGGGGGSAPRGGGHGGKGSGGAAPGDRVGGRGVLSGRSRPARFFAPYGRGRSVFRWENRQCGEGRGRRVDVLAPQVHGAEENASLGQVRDDKVGREALLAADQSRNRCLEKHVDSNQSNKGKKSIILCYQICEEEHFTPQCPLLRAPKPSAIFCGFAGDGLGFFQIPHDGIAKAVKHDAATALIRVKEGFIPAELIQSELARLIPVKWQWVVEEHGIGEYIVPFPCHVELQRMVAIKEIRTCNAEGVMVFEEWNQKIEPCQFLQHVWVNVYGVPFEIRSFLPLWAVGSILGATQKVDMVYLRKTGVVRICVAVTDVNKIPDATDITVDDAVYEIFFKVDKVLPSAKTDGVSDGGLGNDGDTQQDVEDNLHGDRGYKTAKGMENQGSSSEALPEEKPSGDSAMQEKCLKHAAVSSPAFGSTEPLVHSVVGCGDLGGNLGVVIEMPVCWPSELLSDVGRRRDAQVLELREVGTAQALAEDPLQSSEDSVVQSSEDSVVQIAKKVLTACWPAELLVEIVGRGDAQALALRETGTVIPLKSVETAGWVDVSSDWCLPGCGLPENSSVLSPFGSSEVSGSQDAKKLLLQVSSSMVPVEKSVSLPVESLCNAAAPAIVRCPEPLSSLNHQDLVERGDHSYRANSSNAFSGLPRFVLQNLSKQNGIRANISNRGMAEALQALDSVVGIDMVSDLRNKSKVQTVSTQGVLNLAIIPGEDNSNRRTSRRTAALGDEHILAKAKILTAKRNLDDGTVQRHLLAKVLETTSQGGFEGRFSVGLSYVGGGGIGALRQAWMVL; encoded by the exons ATGCGCGCGGCGCGTCGTCATCGGTGGTCTGTCAAGCGGGATGTCGAGGTTGCTAGGAAGGAGGTTGCGGCTGGGCGTCGGGAGTGTGCTCGGGACCATCTGGATCGTGCGGTCGCGGCGGGGATCCTTCGTTCTGCGCCATCTGCGGTTGTAGGCCAAGGTGATGAGGTTCCTGTTCCGCCTGATCCCAAGGTTGGCGAGGCTAGTGGCTTGGGGTCCGTGGTGCCTAGGATTTCTTCACGGACAAAGCCTAATCCTTGGATTGGCCCTTTGCCGAGGCCTAGGATTTCTCCCAGGCGTACTCTCGGAGATGTGTTCCCGGCCGTGCTATGGGCACCGGATGAGAATTCAGTCTCCATCTCCGGCGGACGGAAGATCTCTGCAGATCGgatggttcaaatttcaaatgtGGATGCGGAATTTGGGCTGGCAGGTGGGTCCGCGGGGCGTGATGGGTGCCTCTCTGATTGGGCCATCCGTTTTCCGGGTCTTTCGTCTCTTCGATCCAGGATTTGGCGTAGACCCAACCCTGCTTGGTCGGGCTTTGTTTCTGGCGATCGCCGTGCGTTCGTGAGAGACCTCCGCGTCTGCGCTATGACCGGTGGCGGCCAATCTGCTGGGGGTGGTGGAGGCTCCAAGAGTCGCTATGGCaatggaggaggcggcggcggaagtgCTCCTcgtggtggtggccatggcggGAAAGGAAGTGGCGGCGCGGCACCTGGTGACCGTGTCGGTGGAAGAGGTGTTTTGAGTGGCAGGTCAAGACCAGCACGTTTTTTCGCTCCTTATGGACGGGGTCGCAGCGTCTTCCGGTGGGAGAACCGGCAGTGCGGCGAAGGGCGTGGCCGTCGTGTGGATGTGCTGGCTCCTCAGGTCCATGGCGCTGAGGAAAATGCCTCTCTAGGGCAGGTTCGTGATGATAAGGTGGGCAGAGAGGCTCTCCTGGCTGCTGACCAGAGCCGTAACAGATGTTTGGAGAAGCATGTTGATTCTAATCAGAGTAATAAGGGTAAGAAGTCAATTATTTTATGTTATCAGATTTGTGAGGAGGAGCATTTCACTCCTCAATGCCCTCTTCTGCGAGCCCCAAAGCCTTCGGCTATTTTCTGTGGTTTTGCTGGTGATGGTCTGGGCTTCTTCCAAATTCCTCATGATGGTATTGCCAAGGCGGTCAAACACGATGCTGCGACTGCTCTGATCCGGGTTAAGGAGGGTTTCATCCCGGCAGAGCTAATACAATCTGAATTGGCTCGTCTCATTCCTGTCAAATGGCAGTGGGTAGTTGAAGAGCATGGTATTGGGGAATATATTGTTCCTTTCCCTTGCCATGTTGAACTGCAGCGTATGGTGGCTATAAAAGAAATTAGGACATGCAATGCGGAGGGAGTGATGGTTTTTGAGGAATGGAACCAGAAGATTGAACCTTGCCAATTTCTTCAGCATGTCTGGGTTAATGTGTATGGAGTCCCGTTCGAAATCCGATCTTTTTTGCCTCTTTGGGCTGTCGGCTCAATTTTGGGAGCGACTCAAAAGGTTGATATGGTTTATCTAAGAAAGACGGGGGTAGTCCGTATTTGTGTGGCAGTTACTGATGTTAATAAAATCCCAGATGCCACTGATATTACTGTTGATGATGCGGTCTATGAAATTTTCTTTAAGGTGGACAAAGTCCTTCCATCGGCTAAAACTGATGGTGTTTCAGATGGAGGGCTGGGTAATGACGGAGATACCCAGCAGGACGTGGAGGATAATCTTCATGGTGACCGTGGATACAAGACGGCCAAGGGAATGGAGAATCAGGGAAGTTCTTCTGAGGCTCTTCCTGAGGAAAAACCATCTGGTGACAGTGCAATGCAGGAGAAGTGTCTTAAGCATGCGGCAGTTTCTTCACCTGCCTTTGGGTCGACAGAGCCTCTTGTGCATTCGGTTGTGGGGTGTGGagatcttggtggtaatctGGGCGTGGTTATAGAGATGCCGGTGTGCTGGCCGTCTGAGCTGCTTTCGGACGTGGGCCGCCGGAGGGATGCACAAGTCTTGGAACTCAGGGAGGTTGGAACGGCTCAGGCGTTGGCTGAAGATCCTTTGCAGTCCTCTGAAGATTCTGTGGTTCAGTCCTCTGAAGATTCTGTGGTTCAAATCGCTAAGAAGGTGTTGACTGCTTGCTGGCCGGCTGAGTTGTTGGTGGAAATTGTTGGCCGGGGTGATGCTCAGGCCTTGGCGCTCAGGGAGACGGGGACTGTGATTCCTTTAAAATCGGTAGAAACAGCTGGATGGGTTGATGTTTCCTCTGATTGGTGCTTGCCAGGGTGTGGTCTGCCTGAAAACTCTTCCGTGCTGTCTCCGTTCGGGTCCTCTGAAGTTTCAGGCTCTCAAGATGCAAAGAAATTGCTGCTGCAGGTTTCTTCTTCGATGGTGCCTGTTGAGAAATCTGTTTCTTTGCCTGTTGAAAGCTTATGCAATGCAGCAGCTCCTGCAATTGTGCGCTGCCCAGAGCCTCTCTCTTCCCTAAATCATCAGGATCTTGTTGAGAGGGGCGATCATTCGTACAGAGCAAATAGCTCAAATGCTTTTTCTGGTCTTCCAAGATTTGTGCTTCAGAACCTCTCCAAGCAGAACGGAATTCGCGCAAATATATCTAATAGGGGAATGGCGGAGGCGCTGCAGGCACTTGACTCTGTGGTTGGAATTGATATGGTTTCAGATTTGAGGAATAAGTCAAAGGTGCAAACTGTGAGTACCCAGGGGGTGCTTAATCTAGCAATCATTCCTGGGGAGGATAATTCTAACAGAAGGACTAGCAGGAGGACAGCAGCTTTGGGGGATGAGCATATTCTGGCAAAGGCAAAGATCCTGACGGCAAAAAGGAACTTAGATGATG GTACTGTTCAGAGGCACTTACTGGCTAAGGTTCTGGAGACTACTTCACAGGGAGGATTTGAGGGAAGATTTTCTGTCGGTCTGTCATATGTTGGAGGTGGTGGCATTGGAGCTCTTCGCCAAGCATGGATGGTCTTGTAG